A stretch of DNA from Oryza brachyantha chromosome 9, ObraRS2, whole genome shotgun sequence:
CATTTGGTATATGCAAACTACTACAATGGAAGTTTTTTGACAAGTCACCGAGTTAACTTGTTGCCGTAATCGTCACAATGCCAGTGTTGTGTTTTTGCAAGCTATACTAAAATTCCCACTGCCAGTTATTTCGATGTTACTGTTGACTGCATACATCCTTTCTAATTGGAACTTGAATTgacttcaaatttgaaaaaaatataatacctccgttttataatataagatgctTGACTTTTctgcttgcaatgtttgactatttgtcttattcaaaaaattatagaaatatcatttgttttgcttgtgactttattatcaaaagaactttaagcataactttatcattttctatatttgtactaaatttttgaataagacgaatggtaaaacgttgcaaccaaaaaagtcaaacatcttatattataaaatggataGTAGCTCTTTTTCATCCTATTGTCATGCATTCACTCACAGTGGTATTAGGGACTAACAGCATACTTGTATGTGCAGCCTGCTCTTCGGCCATTAGCAATACAGCCATAGACCGCAACCTCCTTGTTCCGAATGGAAGCTACATTCTGACAGCCAACAACTGCATCATGTGTGGCTGCAGCTCCTACACTTGGCAGTGAGTGTTCATTCTACTAAAGCTCATGCTTACTAGTATTGGTAAATAAATTGGTACTATGTGACACCTATTTTAACTCACGACAAATGTCTGAATTCTTCAGGCTGGATTGCCAACCAACGCAAGGAATAAGCTCATCTTTCTGCCCTGCTGCAAAATGTGGTGATATGTTCCTCGGAAACACGACCACGTCGCCGACATCATCTTGCGAGAGCACGACATGCTCGTATGCAGGGTACACCAATAGCACATCTTTCAGCATCCTTGCCAATCTTACCGCCAGTTCTACATGCAACGGTAAGTGTCGCTTACCTGTAACAAATACTACTTCCATTCcagaatataaacatttatagatCCTTTAGTGTATACTAAggagatatttaaatattctttttcAGTCATTTTAGTGGTcaatttttgaactttaaattgattagattcccTTTATAAGCCTTTGATTGGCTTTGTAATCGTTTAAATGATTGAAAACATAAGAATCAAtacagaaatgcttatattatggtacagaatttgaattatagaaatgcttatattttggatcgGTTGGAGTAGCTACCCTTTTGTTTGCAATCAGTAACAAATTGACACCTTGTTGGTTGCAACGTGCAGCTGCTTCGATGTCTCCAATGTCGCAGCCGGCTCACTCGTCGGCGTTCGGGCTGGCACCGACGTGGTTGAGATGGACGGAGCTGATTGTCTGTCTTCACATCATCTTGCAGTGTGCAGGCTTCCTCAATCATGTATGAGGAGTTCTTCGTTTTTCTCAGTGCCTGGACTACTATTTCGTGGTCTCATGTTGTGGAGTAAGCTGGGTAGTGCCTGTGTGGCTTTTCATCAGTGTAGTTTGATTGGATGTGTAAGTGTGGAGAAACACCAGGGGTTTTGTTTGTAAGAATGTAGGTCAGGGAGACATTTGTACCGTCGAACTCTTGCAAAGGTAGCTGTATGattttggtttaaactttATGTTCGGGGCTGTTTTTCCGACAGAGAATGGAATTTTAACAGACTCCTCGTTATAtgcatggtttgcatcaactaTTCCCTTGTTATAGTTTGGTAAGACAAGCTGTacttttgattttcttttcgtttttacttATGTCTATAGgtcaaaatgtaaatttttaacattaaatttagagttaattttagatctttttatcgtatttattttttagtaatgGCTTTTGGACAactaaaaatacacatatataaaagttttatttataaattaatttttatttatgcatatatcatttggttttttctttataaatgcCAAACCATCACCCGTTAAGGCCTTCTTCAGTTTGAaggaattttacaggaattttgaaaaaattgaactgtttcttttaaaattcctGTGATCTAAAGAAGTCCTTTTAAGTTCGCTTCCTTTGTTGAACACGTATTCAATACAAAATTgctatacattttttttactacaatCGTACGAGAAAGAACGCTTCGTCGGTCACTATGCTTCCTGTCTCACGCCATCTAATAGCATACACTTCGGTGCCTCAATTTTGCATATGTCATCCGTCTGTTCGTCTAATTATATGTATAGCAACACTCTATTCAATATTGTTCCCCCTATCGCCGGCTTGTTCCCCCTAGTGCCGTCTTCCACAGTAACACAGGATTACCCATCAGGGTATGGTAATCCATtaattcaaaagaaatttaaatgtttaattatatatttttgataaattttatttggtttcCCATTATTCAACTTTGATCACTGTGCGTATGACTCAATCATTCTATTTACGTATGATCCAATTGATTAATGGCTGTAGTGCTACCCATGACCCATTTTTAGTTACAGTATTTCAATCGTACGTtggtaatatatttagatcGTACATATAACGAGAGATAACTTAGAGTTGACTCTAgctttacaaaataaaataagttttatcgtaaaaataaaatccattCCATTTTATTGAACTAAAGTTGATTATAAAGTATCACGACCGTCCCTACTGGTTACTGAGCTTTTATCGTGGTAGTGGTACCCCTCTTAAGTAAGATaaacagtttttttaataCCTGAAGAAAGAGTTCAGTAGGCTGTTTAGGCAGCCCAAATAATCGGAAAGCCCGGACGATTCTgtggagagaaaagaaaaaaaaaaatggaggaaattgCTTTGGCAGGAAACGCGCGCGCAGCGAGCACGCGACGACGGCCACCGAGCGCtccgccccgcgccgcgcgtgaCCAACACCAAAACGCCCCCACGCAAAACCGCCACctccattccattccattccatcctgcctttctcctctcctcccctcgtgctacgctccgctccgccgcgccaccaTCGCCTCCTCGCCCGCGCGGCGCTCCCGATCGCCTGATCCGGCCAGCCCGGCTCCGCGAGGGCTatggagctcgccgccgggacGGGGCTCGTGCGGCCGCTGGGTGCCGGTCTccttcgccgcggcggcggcaggagagCGGCCGGTCGCGCCGCCTTGCCGGGGCTCTCGCTGCCCCACCTTGTCGCGAGGCGGGCGGTCTCTGCCGCGGGGGGCGGGCATCTCCTCCCCAGGCACGCCGTTCGCTCGGCCCGCGGCGGTGGGGAGTTCCACGGCGAGGTTGCCGCCAGCGACCGGCCGTCTCCGACGCGCGCGTTTCCCTCCGATGGTGCGAAGGATCCTGCTGCCGCGGTGCGGTGAGTCGCAAACGGCTGTGCCTGTTGCGATTATAATTTTCTCGAGGTTTTGCCCGTGGAGACTGTTGGGGTGATGCGTGTTCAGTGTGCTTGTTGCGGTCTCAGCAGTTTAGAGGGGGATCATCCTGGAGAAATCAGGAAGGAACTAGCGAATCTGGCTTTGCCGGCCATAGTTGGGCAGGCACTCGATCCTGTGGCGCTGTTATTGGAGACTGCATATATTGGCCGTTTAGGTGAATTTCTCATGTTCAGAAATCAGAAACAGCTGTGTAGTGTTACACAAAATTAAATCAgagctgtttagttccttaCAAATTATGGTGTAAATTGTGCAAACTTTGATAGGTCCTGTGGAGCTGGCCTCAGCTGCCGTGGGTGTGTCGGTCTTCAACATTATATCAAAGCTGTTCAACATACCACTCTTAAGCATCACGACCTCGTTCGTGGCTGAAGATGTTTCAAGACATGATTCCTCACAGTTTACTTCAGGTACTTGATGCTTACTGTCTCTTATTTGCTTAAGAAACATATTACATTTACGATTTGGGAGCTAACTTTCTCTGACGATACACAGAGGGAAACATATCTAGTGATGCTGGAGGAAGGAAGAGGCTTCCCTCCATATCTTCCGCTATACTTTTGGCGGCTGCAATTGGTATCATTGAGGCCTCAGCATTGATTCTGGGGTCTGAAATTCTCCTGAGCATTATGGGCGTGTCACATGTATGTTCAAATGTCTTATCAGTGCATTGATTCTGTCCCATATGGATGCTCTTTGGCATGTCCGTCAAACTTCTGTTAGCTAAACTATTTTACTAAACCCTTGATGCAGTATTCTCTATTTGTTTCTTCTGCAGGCATCAACCATGCATAATCCTGCAAAGCTGTTTCTTTCTTTAAGGGCACTTGGTGCTCCTGCCGTAGTGGTTTCATTGGCTATTCAAGGTATCTTTCGTGGATTGAAAGATACAAAGACACCTCTACTTTACAGCGGTAAGATTTAGAACCTTCTAAATTCAATGATTTGCTAATTGCTATCACTTCTATATCGCTTGGATTAGAACATATTATTCCTTTGTCAGTACATCATAAAAGTTTCATTAATTTTCTCTCTTAATGGCATTTTTTTGTAGTCTTCTGACTGAACATGACATATGCAACACTCATAGCTCTATTCTAAATCTTCAGGCTTGGGTAACATCTCAGCTGTGGCTCTACTTCCCTTTTTTGTGTATTCGCTGAACCTTGGATTAAACGGAGCAGCTCTTGCAACTATTGCTTCACAGTACGTATTGCATTTAAATGTATTCAAGAATTCCATTCAGAAGTGCCTCATTTGCTGGGAACacaaactaaaataatttaagaagGTTAATCTTGATACAATCGTCATATTGGTTAAAATAAACAGATCACACgagctaaataatatatttatctattagtgTTCTTTAATAGGTTTACGCTTTTCTGGGTCCCAGTTGTTTCGCTTAAAGCAAGAAGGAATAGGTTGTTCAAGTTTTCTATCAATTTGCTTACGAATCCTGTTTTAATTTGATTGCTGAAGAGATGTGTCCCACTTTcatcttgtttaatttttttctagaaaattgtttctacatattattaatttactatttGTTTACTGCTTTTCTATTGAAATGCCTAGGTATCTTGGTATGTTTCTGCTCCTCTGGTCTTTAAGCAAAAGGGCAGTTCTATTGCCTCCAAGAATAGAAGAACTAGATTTTGTTGGGTACATAAAATCTGGTGAGTGGTATGTCTGGTTATTATTTTTACTGTTAACTGAGTTTCACTGTTTCCAAGCTTTTGATGAACTATTTATTCATGGATTGCATTATTTACTCACACCTTGGTGTCATAACTCTTGCCTTTGTATACAAGTTATGAATACTTTCCAAATTCTTCTAGGTGGTATGCTTTTAGGGAGAACTCTTTCTGTTCTTATAACAATGACCCTTGCAACGGCAATGGCTGCTAGGCAAGGCACAGTAGCTATGGCTGCTCATCAAATATGTCTACAGGTTTGGCTGGCGGTATCACTACTTTCAGATGCATTGGCTGTTTCTGCCCAGGTACATCTTGTAGTTCTTCGAAAATCGTCTAGAAAGATCCTCAGTTCATTATGTTTTTCACAAACATCAGTGACTTATCTTGCCCAATGAGAACTGCATCACCTTATGTGGTTTTCAAGTTTTGAACTAAAATACACAAAACTGTGGGTGCACTTAAATCAGTATAGACTTAAAGCCTTAGAAACATGTTCTCTCTAGATTGGCCTTTTGTGATAAGCTTGAGATAGCCGAATTTCCTTAACCATCTCATGGTATATGACACTTAAGCATGATCTCTATTTCTCTTGAACAGGGCCTCAGTGcattcaatttattttagatctaCTTGATTGCAGGCATTGATtgcaagttcgtttgcgaagcTTGACTATGAAAAGGTCAAGGAGGTCACATACTATGTATTGAAGGTAATAACTATCAACCTTTACTAAACAACTCAGGCATTGTCAACTGTTGGATGCTATAGATTGAGCATGTAACAAAGCAACTAACAGCTGAACAATGTTTTCCAGACAGGAGTATTTGTTGGCGCAGTTTTGGCCCTTCTTCTTTTTGCCTCTTTCAGTAGACTTGCAGAACTGTTCTCTAAAGATCCTGCGGTTTTACAAATTGTAGGGAGTGGTGTTCTGGTATGtaccttttgttttgtcatACTACGATAAGTCAATAAGATTTTTAGCTATCTGCCAACATCATCTTTACTCaattctatttttgtttttgaagttCGTTAGTGCCAGCCAGCCAATTAATGCCCtagcttttatttttgatgGACTTCATTTTGGTGTCTCAGACTTCTCATATTCGGCTTCTTCAATGGTATATACACTTTTTTAATGATAGTATATATTGTGATATTTTGATCTTGCATCAGCTGTGATTAATTGGGCTGTTTTACAGATCACTGTTGGGGCCATATCCTCTTTATTTTTGCTGTATGCTCCAAAAGTTTTTGGCCTTGCTGGGGTTTGGGCTGGGCTGGCTCTTTTCATGGGTTTGCGCATGACTGCAGGATTTTGGAggtaagtttttttctttctgactTCCACTGGTGAC
This window harbors:
- the LOC102722048 gene encoding protein DETOXIFICATION 45, chloroplastic-like isoform X1, producing the protein MELAAGTGLVRPLGAGLLRRGGGRRAAGRAALPGLSLPHLVARRAVSAAGGGHLLPRHAVRSARGGGEFHGEVAASDRPSPTRAFPSDGAKDPAAAVRSLEGDHPGEIRKELANLALPAIVGQALDPVALLLETAYIGRLGPVELASAAVGVSVFNIISKLFNIPLLSITTSFVAEDVSRHDSSQFTSEGNISSDAGGRKRLPSISSAILLAAAIGIIEASALILGSEILLSIMGVSHASTMHNPAKLFLSLRALGAPAVVVSLAIQGIFRGLKDTKTPLLYSGLGNISAVALLPFFVYSLNLGLNGAALATIASQYLGMFLLLWSLSKRAVLLPPRIEELDFVGYIKSGGMLLGRTLSVLITMTLATAMAARQGTVAMAAHQICLQVWLAVSLLSDALAVSAQALIASSFAKLDYEKVKEVTYYVLKTGVFVGAVLALLLFASFSRLAELFSKDPAVLQIVGSGVLFVSASQPINALAFIFDGLHFGVSDFSYSASSMITVGAISSLFLLYAPKVFGLAGVWAGLALFMGLRMTAGFWRLSSSAGPWWFLHQKEPTYKLHSSTC
- the LOC102722048 gene encoding protein DETOXIFICATION 45, chloroplastic-like isoform X2 — its product is MELAAGTGLVRPLGAGLLRRGGGRRAAGRAALPGLSLPHLVARRAVSAAGGGHLLPRHAVRSARGGGEFHGEVAASDRPSPTRAFPSDGAKDPAAAVRLEGDHPGEIRKELANLALPAIVGQALDPVALLLETAYIGRLGPVELASAAVGVSVFNIISKLFNIPLLSITTSFVAEDVSRHDSSQFTSEGNISSDAGGRKRLPSISSAILLAAAIGIIEASALILGSEILLSIMGVSHASTMHNPAKLFLSLRALGAPAVVVSLAIQGIFRGLKDTKTPLLYSGLGNISAVALLPFFVYSLNLGLNGAALATIASQYLGMFLLLWSLSKRAVLLPPRIEELDFVGYIKSGGMLLGRTLSVLITMTLATAMAARQGTVAMAAHQICLQVWLAVSLLSDALAVSAQALIASSFAKLDYEKVKEVTYYVLKTGVFVGAVLALLLFASFSRLAELFSKDPAVLQIVGSGVLFVSASQPINALAFIFDGLHFGVSDFSYSASSMITVGAISSLFLLYAPKVFGLAGVWAGLALFMGLRMTAGFWRLSSSAGPWWFLHQKEPTYKLHSSTC